A DNA window from Vigna unguiculata cultivar IT97K-499-35 chromosome 10, ASM411807v1, whole genome shotgun sequence contains the following coding sequences:
- the LOC114165452 gene encoding LOW QUALITY PROTEIN: uncharacterized protein LOC114165452 (The sequence of the model RefSeq protein was modified relative to this genomic sequence to represent the inferred CDS: inserted 2 bases in 2 codons) — protein sequence MDSLGPFRKAVEGVINFIWKHGVRHVTYIVHYKQNVLELNDSVRNLVSEKERIKHQSDEAEKNLNKIEGKVTEWVRKVGEIETIVKEFENDNGHKRARSPNYVFHXLWNRHKLGRKAKKMEAGVKKLIDESPKLDEVSYRQNVTSNDATLSNFDFEEFGSTKSTMEKVMRQLEDSTVRMIGLYGPGGVGKSTLVKEIARKAKEKKLFDVVVKVEITANPNLQNIQEEIAYVLGLRLEEEGENVRADCLRRRLKAEKRNILLILDDLWDKLDLNKLGIPVVDDDDDLSNDNRDLKDKDLEKNDDNNKDLNRKKMKKEKFLGSHKGCKILLTSRNKRVLCDEMDIKSTFCVQKLDDKDALMLFQKLVGIKNEMSDSKQEIVKKYCAGLPLAIVTVARALRSKSESVWETTLEKLKKQELVGVQTSMDISVKMSYDHLENEELKSIFLXCAQMGHQPLVMDLVRYCFGLSILEGISSLWEARDRINTSIQKLKDSGLVLDGSSNNHFNMHDMVRDSTLSIAKKHRNVFTLRNGKLDDWPELESCASISICNCDITDGLPEVINCSQLKFFQIDTNDASLIIPETFFAGMKNLKLRMLCLERCTLDDNLSIGELKKLRILSFSGSQLKSLPIELGCLHKLQLLDISDCSIMEMNIPHDLLSRLTHLEELYIRKSLIKMFGETNQGQNLFLSELRNLHQLKVVDLSIPHVSLLPNHLFFDRLKDYKIVVGNLEMFGGFRMSDKYETFRVLALQLNDDTNIHSQEDIKLLFKTVQSLLLGNMDGVQNFVGELNIDGFPDLKHLSIINNNHIKYVNSTELSNCVDVLPNLESLCLYNLGSLEMISYGPITDVSFAKLKAIKVEMCYRLENLYSFYRVKFCANVEIIEVCECGSLKEILQIPVDYGKVEFLKLHTLTLQSLPSFTCFYTKVEDSCWPHLREAQSTNRCDREITNEGDGESDKTFPIFGELVEIPNLESLNISSLNIRKIWSNQPSSSFCFQNLIKLVVKGCHKLTYLCSLSMASSLKKLKTLVISECSIMENIFEAKGSSANKVCVFPKLEEIHLSKMNKLTNIWQTKMSVDSFSSLISVNIEECNELDKIFPRHMEGWFENLDNLKVSKCQLVEVIFEGILNFKKLRTIEVGDCNELRNLFPTSIGKDVPKLERMSVLHCWKIEEIVASQDASEANKDPLVFPELTYIRLYDLPNIKYFYKWGHAIKCPKLKELNVKLKMFLKETCKTTDEEEEFVFSSKEVFPNLEYMELDFEEAQELLPKYQMHRLKELSLISVKVDLLSQFPYRIPNLEKLKLIFSNIEVLVPKENFAQQKRLGITLELKELVLLHSTIKDLGLGRVPILRKLKLLSLESCSDLSNLGPPSVSLTYLTYLEVKFCRELSSLMASSTAKSMVQLKTMKVIYCPKVEQIVSNEGSKEDEVIKIVFNKLISIELVGLKNMRSFCSYKDCEFEFPSLEILIVRECPKMEKFSERRSITPKLKDVFGVEGEEKAKWQWEGDLNATIQKIFNDKVTYSYIEDLYLGMGFGYNQYFELVNQLLHDSHWVQQNSFRSLKRLSVEGCDTLVHVIPSHLFSCFHNLEVLQVVNCRNVEVIFNINDENRLKKASGIFRLKKLSLLDLPKLELLWDKDPKGISLKVLEEVCVSRCNVLRSLFPASVAKDLTRLEVLQVTECGQLAEIFWKDEKGLFRARVVFLSIWYGELAERFRKDEKGDEGEGTTQQFVFAHLTSLRLEKLPRLQYSIHCSKEEESISNLSERDIQELCLGSWPIPNSSFGLLESLIVDGCKFLSDVFLPFSLLPFLTNLRKLDVANCEFVKTIFDITYATQEKDVTSTISTLLFSLENLTLSKLPNLENVWNKDPRSILSMRYLKEVHVKKCKDLTSVFPASIAKDLVELENLMVEDCEGLMTIIAEDNTDLSGTHQQLLCLPIRSLVLRALPKLKYFYYCSLPGDNFAPLESHNDNQVCTQKCLSLGEKGMEMVLRGEFQKKLLNNIKFLTLYLQKDVFRYEILKELPNIEKLVVREGSLQEMFCCESLNNVDYNGLLLQLKVLDLESIKKLISIGSNLVACKVSFFGLTYLKVQSCDNLLYLFTSSTTKSLGQLKRMEIKCCDSIEETVFKEGEESNEDEIIFPKLNYLNFERLENLSWFCSGSLSLPSLEELSVTDCHRLISLCTGTLEADKLSQVTMNCEETIPLKTDLNSIMMKTFLTEVCV from the exons ATGGACTCTTTGGGGCCCTTTCGCAAAGCTGTTGAAGGagtgattaattttatttggaaACATGGTGTTCGACATGTGACTTACATAGTCCATTACAAACAAAATGTTCTTGAACTAAATGATAGTGTTAGGAATCTTGTATCCGAAAAGGAGAGGATAAAACATCAATCTGATGAGGCTGAGAAAAACCTAAACAAGATTGAAGGTAAGGTTACAGAATGGGTTCGAAAAGTGGGTGAGATTGAGACTATAGTGAAGGAGTTTGAAAACGACAATGGCCATAAAAGGGCTCGGTCGCCCAATTATGTATTCC ACTTGTGGAATAGACACAAACTTGGAAGAAAAGCAAAGAAGATGGAAGCGGGTGTTAAAAAGCTAATTGATGAATCCCCCAAACTTGATGAAGTTTCCTACAGGCAAAATGTAACATCTAATGATGCCACGTTGTCTAATTTTGACTTTGAAGAATTTGGTTCTACAAAATCCACGATGGAAAAAGTAATGAGACAACTTGAGGATTCCACTGTAAGAATGATTGGGTTGTATGGGCCTGGGGGTGTGGGTAAGAGCACTTTAGTCAAAGAAATTGCAagaaaagctaaagagaaaAAGTTGTTTGATGTGGTGGTTAAAGTAGAAATAACAGCCAACCCCAATCTACAAAACATTCAAGAAGAAATTGCTTATGTGTTAGGTTTGCGATTGGAAGAGGAAGGTGAAAATGTGAGAGCTGATTGTCTACGGAGGAGACTAAAGGCAGAAAAAAGGAACATCCTTTTGATCTTGGATGACCTTTGGGACAAATTAGACCTGAACAAGTTAGGGATTCCAGTTGTTGATGACGATGATGATTTAAGTAATGATAACAGGGATCTTAAGGACAAAGATTTGGAAAAAAATGATGATAACAATAAGGATCTTAATcgcaaaaaaatgaaaaaagaaaaatttcttGGTAGTCACAAGGGATGCAAAATTTTGCTAACTTCACGGAACAAAAGAGTATTGTGTGATGAAATGGATATAAAGTCGACTTTTTGTGTGCAAAAATTAGATGACAAGGATGCTTTGATGTTGTTTCAAAAGTTAGTtggaataaaaaatgaaatgtcTGACTCTAAACAAGAAATTGTGAAGAAGTATTGTGCAGGGTTACCCTTGGCTATAGTTACAGTTGCAAGGGCACTAAGAAGCAAGAGTGAGTCAGTATGGGAAACTACattagaaaaacttaaaaagcaAGAATTGGTGGGAGTGCAAACATCTATGGATATTTCAGTGAAGATGAGTTATGATCATCTAGAAAACGAGGAGCTGAAGTCTATTTTCT CTTGTGCTCAAATGGGGCATCAACCGCTAGTTATGGACTTAGTGAGGTACTGTTTTGGTTTAAGTATACTTGAAGGCATCTCCTCACTTTGGGAAGCTCGGGATAGAATTAATACATCAATCCAAAAGCTGAAAGACTCGGGCTTGGTGTTGGACGGAAGTTCTAATAACCATTTTAATATGCATGACATGGTACGAGATTCTACTTTGTCTATAGcaaaaaaacatagaaatgtTTTTACTCTCAGAAATGGAAAACTAGATGACTGGCCTGAACTCGAGAGTTGCGCTTCTATTTCTATCTGCAATTGTGATATCACTGATGGGCTTCCTGAAGTCATCAATTGTTCCcaacttaaattttttcaaatagacACTAATGATGCATCTTTGATAATACCTGAGACATTTTTTGCAGGAATGAAAAATCTCAAA CTTAGAATGCTTTGTTTGGAGCGATGCACTTTAGATGACAACTTATCTATAGGAGAGctgaaaaaattaagaattctCAGCTTCTCTGGTTCTCAACTTAAAAGTTTGCCAATTGAGTTAGGGTGCTTGCATAAGTTACAACTGCTAGACATCAGTGATTGTTCCATTATGGAGATGAATATTCCGCATGATCTTCTATCACGTTTGACACATTTAGAAGAGTTGTATATAAGAAAGAGCTTGATCAAAATGTTTGGAGAGACAAACCAAGGTCAAAATTTGTTTCTCTCTGAGTTAAGAAATTTGCATCAGTTGAAAGTGGTGGACTTAAGCATTCCACATGTTTCACTTTTGCCCAATCACTTGTTCTTTGACAGGTTAAAAGATTACAAGATTGTGGTTGGAAACTTGGAAATGTTTGGAGGCTTCAGGATGTCCGATAAGTATGAAACATTTAGAGTTTTGGCATTGCAATTGAATGATGACACTAACATCCACTCCCAAGAAGatataaaattgttgtttaaAACAGTACAAAGTTTGTTATTGGGAAATATGGATGGTGTTCAAAATTTTGTTGGTGAGTTGAATATAGATGGATTTCCAGATCTGAAACACTTATCCATCATAAATAACAATcacataaaatatgttaattcaACAGAGTTGTCTAACTGTGTGGATGTTTTACCCAATTTGGAATCTCTATGCCTTTACAACTTGGGGAGCTTAGAGATGATATCTTATGGTCCCATTACAGACGTGTCATTCGCCAAATTAAAAGCCATCAAGGTCGAGATGTGTTATCGATTGGAGAATTTATATTCCTTTTACAGGGTTAA ATTTTGTGCTAATGTAGAAATAATTGAGGTTTGTGAATGTGGTTCTTTAAAGGAGATCCTTCAAATACCAGTGGATTATGGTAAGGTTGAATTTCTTAAGTTGCACACTTTGACACTCCAATCGTTACCATCATTTACATGTTTTTATACCAAAGTGGAGGATTCTTGCTGGCCACATCTAAGAGAGGCTCAAAGTACAAATAGGTGTGACAGAGAAATTACTAATGAAGGAGATGGGGAAAGTGACAAGACATTTCCTATTTTTGGTGAACTG gttgaaatcccaaattTAGAGAGCTTGAATATATCATCACTAAACATTCGTAAAATATGGAGCAACCAACCCTCATCAAGTTTCTGCTTTCAAAACTTGATAAAATTAGTTGTGAAAGGTTGTCATAAATTGACATATCTATGTTCATTGTCTATGGCTAGTAGTTTGAAGAAGTTGAAAACTCTCGTCATAAGCGAGTGTTCGATTATGGAGAACATTTTTGAGGCTAAAGGAAGTAGTGCAAACAAG GTTTGCGTCTTCCCTAAGTTAGAGGAAATTCACCTTAGCAAAATGAACAAATTAACGAATATATGGCAAACTAAAATGAGTGTGGATTCTTTTTCTAGTCTCATTTCCGTGAACATTGAAGAATGCAATGAACTAGACAAGATTTTTCCACGTCACATGGAAGGGTGGTTTGAAAATTTGGACAACTTGAAAGTTTCTAAATGTCAATTGGTGGAAGTGATTTTTGAA GGAATTCTCAACTTTAAAAAGTTGCGGACCATAGAAGTAGGGGATTGTAATGAACTTAGAAATTTGTTTCCAACTTCTATTGGCAAAGATGTTCCAAAGCTTGAACGCATGTCAGTATTGCATTGTTGGAAAATCGAGGAAATTGTTGCAAGTCAAGATGCATCAGAAGCCAACAAAGACCCGCTAGTGTTTCCTGAACTAACATATATCAGATTATATGATCTACCAAATATCAAGTATTTCTACAAGTGGGGTCATGCTATAAAATGTCCAAAGTTAAAGGAGTTGAATGTGAAGCTTAAAATGTTTCTCAAAGAAACTTGTAAAACAACGGATGAAGAGGaagaatttgttttttcatctAAAGAG GTATTCCCCAACTTGGAGTATATGGAACTGGACTTCGAGGAAGCACAAGAATTGTTACCAAAGTACCAGATGCACCGTCTAAAAGAACTTAGTTTGATTTCAGTCAAAGTCGATCTTCTCAGCCAGTTTCCATACAGAATACCAAATTTAGAAAAGCTAAAATTGATTTTCTCAAATATTGAAGTGTTAGTGCCAAAAGAAAACTTTGCACAACAAAAAAGATTGGGAATCACATTAGAACTGAAGGAATTAGTTTTGTTGCATTCAACTATAAAAGATCTAGGGTTAGGACGAGTTCCAATTCTACGAAAACTAAAGCTTTTAAGCTTAGAAAGTTGCAGTGATTTGAGCAATTTAGGTCCTCCCTCTGTATCACTGACTTACTTGACGTATTTGGAAGTGAAGTTTTGTCGGGAATTAAGCAGCTTAATGGCTTCCTCCACTGCCAAAAGCATGGTTCAACTCAAGACCATGAAGGTAATATATTGTCCTAAAGTAGAGCAAATAGTAAGCAATGAGGGAAGCAAAGAAGACGAAGTGATCAAAATTGTATTCAACAAATTGATTTCTATAGAACTTGTGGGGCTAAAAAACATGAGAAGCTTTTGCAGTTACAAGGATTGTGAATTTGAATTCCCATCACTGGAAATCTTGATTGTGAGAGAATGTCCGAAGATGGAGAAATTCAGTGAGAGAAGGTCAATAACACCGAAATTAAAAGATGTATTTGGCGtggaaggagaagaaaaagcCAAATGGCAGTGGGAAGGTGACTTGAATGCCACCATACAAAAAATTTTCAATGATAAG GTCACTTATTCATACATTGAGGATCTGTATCTGGGTATGGGATTTGGCTACAACCAGTATTTTGAATTGGTAAATCAACTATTGCATGACAGTCATTGGGTGCAGCAAAATAGCTTTCGCTCTTTGAAAAGGTTGAGTGTAGAGGGATGTGATACTCTAGTGCATGTAATTCCATCTCATTTGTTTTCTTGCTTTCACAATTTGGAAGTGTTGCAAGTAGTCAATTGCAGGAATGTAGAGGTCATATTTAATATCAATGATGAGAACAGGCTCAAAAAAGCTTCCGGAATATTCCGTTTGAAAAAGTTGTCTTTACTAGATCTACCAAAGCTGGAACTTTTATGGGACAAGGATCCAAAGGGAATTAGCCTTAAAGTTCTAGAGGAAGTGTGTGTTTCAAGATGTAATGTTCTTAGAAGTTTGTTTCCAGCATCGGTGGCCAAAGATCTTACCAGACTTGAGGTGCTTCAGGTAACAGAGTGTGGGCAATTGGCAGAGATATTTTGGAAGGATGAGAAGGGTTTGTTTCGAGCAAGGGTGGTGTTTCTGTCAATATGGTATGGAGAATTGGCAGAGAGATTTAGGAAGGATGAAAAGGGTGATGAAGGAGAAGGAACAACACAACAGTTTGTGTTTGCTCATCTCACCTCATTGAGGTTAGAAAAATTGCCACGCCTCCAATACTCTATCCACTGCTCCAAAGAAGAG GAGAGTATATCAAATTTAAGCGAAAGAGATATACAAGAGTTATGCCTTGGCTCATGGCCCATCCCAAACTCCTCCTTCGGCCTCTTAGAATCTCTAATTGTGGATGGTTGCAAGTTTTTATCAGATGTATTTTTACCATTCAGTTTACTTCCCTTCTTAACTAATTTGAGAAAATTGGATGTTGCAAACTGTGAATTTGTCAAAACCATTTTTGATATCACTTATGCAACACAAGAAAAAGATGTGACATCTACCATATCAACTCTTCTTTTTTCCTTGGAGAATTTGACTCTATCAAAGCTTCCAAATCTGGAGAATGTTTGGAATAAAGATCCTCGAAGTATTCTAAGCATGCGCTATCTAAAAGAAGTACATGTTAAGAAATGTAAGGACCTTACAAGTGTATTTCCGGCATCAATAGCCAAAGATCTTGTGGAACTTGAAAATCTAATGGTAGAAGATTGTGAGGGATTGATGACTATTATTGCAGAGGATAACACAGATCTAAGCGGAACACATCAACAGCTCCTCTGTCTCCCTATTAGGTCATTGGTACTAAGGGCTTTGCCCAAACTCAAGTATTTTTACTACTGCTCACTACCAGGCGACAATTTTGCACCTCTAGAATCACATAACGATAATCAAGTCTGCACTCAAAAG TGTCTGTCACTGGGAGAGAAAGGTATGGAAATGGTTTTGCGGGGAGAATTTCAGAAAAAACTCCTAAACAACATAAAATTTCTTACTCTATACTTACAGAAGGATGTATTTCGATATGAAATTCTAAAGGAGTTGCCTAATATTGAAAAGCTTGTGGTGCGTGAGGGTTCTTTACAGGAGATGTTCTGTTGTGAAAGTCTTAATAATGTGGATTATAATGGACTTCTTTTACAACTCAAAGTGTTAGACTTGGAGTCCATTAAAAAGCTCATTTCCATTGGGTCAAACTTGGTAGCATGCAAAGTGTCTTTCTTCGGTCTGACATATTTGAAAGTACAAAGTTGCGATAACCTGCTATATTTGTTCACATCTTCAACAACCAAAAGTTTGGGTCAACTCAAAAGAATGGAGATAAAATGTTGTGACTCAATTGAAGAGACAGTGTTTAAGGAGGGGGAGGAATCAAATGAGGATGAAATAATATTTCCGAAgctcaattatttgaattttgaacgTTTAGAAAATCTATCATGGTTCTGCAGTGGGAGTTTAAGTCTCCCATCCTTAGAGGAATTATCAGTAACAGATTGTCACCGGCTGATATCTTTATGTACTGGTACGCTAGAAGCAGACAAGTTGTCTCAAGTTACAATGAATTGCGAAGAGACTATTCCATTAAAGACTGATCTCAACTCTATTATGATGAAGACATTTTTGACTGAGGTatgtgtttaa